CGATATTATAATTCTTTTTTCAGATGCCGAAGAATTGGGTCTGAATGGTGCGGCACTTTTTGTAAATCAACATCCGTGGGCAAAAGACGTTGGATTAGTACTCAACTTTGAAGCCAGAGGTTCTTCAGGACCAAGTTATATGTTGATGGAAACCAATAAAGGAAACGAAGCTCTTGTAAAAGAATTTTCGAAAGCAAAAACAACTTATCCGGTTTCAAATTCTTTGATGTACAGCATTTACAAAATGCTCCCAAATGATACTGATTTAACCGTTTTCAGACAGCAAGGAAACATTCAGGGATTCAACTTTGCCTTCATAGATGGACATTTTAATTATCACACACAACAAGATGACGTTCAACATTTAAGCAAAACAACATTAGCGCATCAGGGAACTTATTTGATGCCTTTGCTAAAATACTTTGCAAATACAGACTTAAACGCGACCAATTCAAATGAAGATGATGTTTACTTTAGCGTACCATTTTCATTCATTAGTTATCCGTTTGCATGGGTATTACCAATGACAGTCATTGCTTTAGGCTTATTAATTCTTTTTATTTTTATCGGAAAAGCAAAACGTGTTATTACTTTTCGCGAAATCTTCAGAGGTTTTCTTCCTTTAATTGGATCTATAATAATTGCAGGATTAGTTACCTTTTTAGGATGGAAAATCGTTTTACAAATCTATCCACAATACTCCGATCTTCTTAACGGATTTACTTATAACGGTCATGCTTACATAGGAGCATTTGTAACGTTGAGTATTGCAATTTGTTTTGCATTCTACCACCACTTCTCAGAAACAAAAGTGACAATGAATCACTTTGTTGCTCCTTTACTTCTTTGGATTATTATCAACGGATTTCTTGCCAATAGTTTAACCGGAGCTGGTTTTCTTATTATTCCGGTTTATTTTGGAATACTTTTATTTGGAATTTTTGTCCTTACTCAGCATTATAGTTTAGGATTAAATTTATTATTCTCAATTCCGGCTTTAGTAATTATAGCGCCTTTTATTGTAATGTTTCCTATTGGTTTAGGTTTAAAAATCCTTTACGGAAGTGCCATTTTAACCGTATTGGCCTTTGGTTTATTACTTCCTGTGTTTGGATCTTTTGCCAAGAAAAGCGCCTGGATAATGGTATTCTTTGCAGCTTCGATAGGCTTCTTTGTTTACGCAGGATATCATTCCGGTTATGAACACGGAAAAGCAAAATCAAACAGTTTATTATACGTTTATAATGCGAATACAAACTCAGCAATCTGGACCACTTATGACGTAAACTTAGACGATTGGACTAAAAGCTATTTGGGTGAAAAAAATCAAAAAGCAGTTGGTTTAAACAACTTGCCAATATCCAGCAAATACAATTCAGGATTTACTTATAGTGCAATTGCGCCGGTTGTTGATGTACCAAAACCAACAATTGCGTTTTTACAAGACAGCGTTGTTGGAAATAATAGGTTCTTAAAAATAAAAATTACACCAAACCGAAAAGTAAATCGATACGACATCTACGCAAATCCAAAAATGAGATTTTTCAATTTTA
This genomic window from Flavobacterium sp. 9 contains:
- a CDS encoding M28 family peptidase, which gives rise to MKKNQTSILGIVGILVILGIIYVTMMPQYISKNDEALADFSTERALNQVEIIAQKPHYVGSVNHELVANYLKLELNRIGLETSVQEGFTLNDKGLLVKSKNILARIKGTNNSKALLLLSHYDSAPHSFSKGASDDASGVATILEGVRAFLYSKQPHKNDIIILFSDAEELGLNGAALFVNQHPWAKDVGLVLNFEARGSSGPSYMLMETNKGNEALVKEFSKAKTTYPVSNSLMYSIYKMLPNDTDLTVFRQQGNIQGFNFAFIDGHFNYHTQQDDVQHLSKTTLAHQGTYLMPLLKYFANTDLNATNSNEDDVYFSVPFSFISYPFAWVLPMTVIALGLLILFIFIGKAKRVITFREIFRGFLPLIGSIIIAGLVTFLGWKIVLQIYPQYSDLLNGFTYNGHAYIGAFVTLSIAICFAFYHHFSETKVTMNHFVAPLLLWIIINGFLANSLTGAGFLIIPVYFGILLFGIFVLTQHYSLGLNLLFSIPALVIIAPFIVMFPIGLGLKILYGSAILTVLAFGLLLPVFGSFAKKSAWIMVFFAASIGFFVYAGYHSGYEHGKAKSNSLLYVYNANTNSAIWTTYDVNLDDWTKSYLGEKNQKAVGLNNLPISSKYNSGFTYSAIAPVVDVPKPTIAFLQDSVVGNNRFLKIKITPNRKVNRYDIYANPKMRFFNFKANGVSTLGQKGNELEREGMRLISYYVVGNEPLVMEFYINKSSIFDMDLIESSFDLMTNPLLKVKPRSDWMMPTPFVLNDAVLIQQKIKKYTAQVPTIPAATVVKDSTVIAKDSLKPIVKPQ